A portion of the Gloeocapsa sp. PCC 73106 genome contains these proteins:
- a CDS encoding transglutaminase family protein, protein MNRKFYCDCELDYQVMSDSTFIFNIAVAKTENQTIVTENLELSPELPYEESLEPIVNNRYLKVNVPPGQFKLSYRSQVDVTYVDQDPNQIPETLPSDLPVEILKYIYPSRYCESDRLLRLAQSEFSHLQPGYSRVTAICNWIYDHVTYLSGSTNSQTSAFNTVTERTGVCRDFAHLAIALCRALNIPARFAAGYAYNLVPPDFHAYFEAYLGGRWYLFDATRLVPLEGLIRIGTGRDAADVSFATIFGAIELTKMQLLVNSLDEEKPEATTDAISPA, encoded by the coding sequence ATGAACAGAAAATTTTACTGTGATTGCGAACTTGATTACCAGGTCATGAGTGACAGCACTTTCATCTTCAACATCGCTGTAGCTAAAACAGAGAATCAAACAATCGTTACAGAAAATCTAGAGTTGTCCCCTGAGTTACCCTATGAGGAAAGTCTGGAGCCAATAGTTAATAATCGTTACTTAAAAGTAAACGTTCCTCCCGGTCAATTCAAGCTAAGCTATCGATCGCAAGTAGATGTAACTTATGTAGATCAAGATCCCAATCAAATCCCTGAAACTTTACCAAGTGATTTACCAGTAGAAATTTTAAAATATATCTATCCTTCTCGCTACTGCGAATCAGATCGTCTCTTGCGCTTAGCACAATCAGAATTTAGCCACTTACAACCCGGTTATTCTAGGGTAACAGCCATTTGCAACTGGATTTATGATCATGTAACTTATCTTTCAGGAAGTACCAATTCTCAAACTTCAGCATTTAATACCGTTACAGAAAGAACTGGAGTATGTCGCGACTTTGCTCATTTAGCTATTGCTTTGTGTCGTGCTTTAAATATTCCAGCGCGTTTTGCGGCAGGTTATGCTTATAATTTAGTACCTCCTGATTTTCATGCCTATTTTGAAGCTTATCTGGGAGGACGTTGGTATCTCTTTGATGCTACTCGCTTAGTTCCCCTAGAGGGCTTAATTCGTATTGGTACGGGTAGAGATGCAGCGGATGTATCTTTTGCTACCATTTTTGGAGCTATAGAGCTGACAAAAATGCAATTATTGGTTAATTCTCTAGATGAGGAAAAACCTGAAGCGACAACCGATGCTATTTCTCCAGCTTAG
- a CDS encoding alpha-amylase, translating to MSEIFQNLQQQFQILKQQTENPDKFLEEGTKTLQKWIDDNIGNIVNWGKEGEFNGTMFQWFHWYIEPDGNHWNRLKEQASKLAEAGITAIWLPPAYKGNGGGYDVGYGVYDLFDLGEFDQKGSVRTKYGTKDELIAAVQEAKQHGLHIYADVVFNHRMGGDEPEEVEAVPLDWDDRNRVTGDVRKIQAWTHFTFPGRGDRYSSMQWHWWHFDAVDYDGYNPDHPQIYRFKDKQFDSLVDQEKGNFDYLMGCDLDMGHEEVKGELKYWGEWFTDTVGVDGFRIDAVKHIKADFFNEWLDHLQNNAQRDFFALGEYWSPNLDALSWYIGICGGRMHLFDVPLQYNFSRASKSGESYDMRGIFDNSLMKHLPLFAVTFVANHDSQPLQALESVVEPWFKPLAYAIILLREQGYPCVFYADYYGAHYSDRGKDGNEYEIFMVSHQWIIDRFLLARKYYAYGPQYDYFDHPNIIGWTRLGSEQNPRAMAVIMSNGEGGSKWMEVGKPSTTFYDITEHVKEPVETNEEGWGEFRCNGGSVSVWLEKQTLLTQFSDFLTSWGIKLG from the coding sequence ATGTCAGAAATTTTTCAAAATTTACAGCAACAGTTTCAAATACTCAAGCAGCAAACCGAAAATCCAGACAAATTCCTCGAAGAAGGGACAAAAACTTTACAAAAATGGATTGACGATAATATTGGTAACATCGTCAACTGGGGCAAAGAAGGAGAGTTTAATGGTACGATGTTCCAATGGTTTCACTGGTATATCGAACCCGACGGGAATCATTGGAATCGTTTGAAAGAACAAGCTTCCAAATTAGCAGAGGCAGGTATTACTGCTATCTGGCTACCCCCAGCTTATAAAGGCAATGGAGGGGGTTATGATGTGGGATATGGGGTTTACGATTTGTTCGATTTAGGAGAATTCGATCAAAAAGGCTCGGTTCGGACTAAATATGGAACCAAAGATGAATTAATAGCCGCGGTTCAAGAAGCCAAACAACACGGACTACACATATATGCCGATGTAGTCTTTAATCACAGAATGGGAGGGGATGAACCCGAAGAAGTAGAAGCAGTTCCTCTCGATTGGGACGATCGCAATCGTGTCACAGGGGATGTCCGCAAAATTCAAGCTTGGACCCATTTTACTTTTCCCGGAAGGGGCGATCGCTATTCCAGCATGCAATGGCATTGGTGGCATTTCGACGCGGTAGACTATGATGGCTATAATCCCGATCATCCCCAAATTTATCGCTTCAAAGATAAACAATTTGACTCATTGGTTGACCAAGAAAAGGGTAATTTCGATTACCTGATGGGGTGCGATCTAGATATGGGACACGAAGAAGTCAAAGGAGAATTAAAATATTGGGGCGAATGGTTTACCGATACCGTCGGAGTAGATGGGTTCCGCATTGACGCTGTTAAACACATCAAAGCAGATTTTTTTAATGAATGGTTAGACCATCTACAAAATAATGCTCAACGTGATTTCTTCGCCCTCGGAGAATATTGGAGTCCAAATTTAGACGCTCTAAGTTGGTATATTGGCATTTGTGGCGGCAGAATGCACTTATTTGACGTCCCACTGCAATACAATTTTTCCAGAGCTAGTAAATCTGGTGAATCTTACGATATGCGGGGTATTTTTGATAATTCTTTGATGAAGCATTTACCCCTATTCGCTGTTACTTTTGTCGCTAACCACGATTCTCAGCCTCTGCAAGCTTTAGAATCCGTCGTTGAACCTTGGTTTAAACCTCTTGCTTACGCCATTATCTTATTACGAGAACAGGGCTATCCTTGTGTTTTTTACGCCGATTATTATGGCGCTCATTATAGCGATCGCGGAAAAGATGGTAATGAATATGAAATTTTCATGGTCTCTCATCAGTGGATTATCGATCGCTTTCTCTTGGCTCGTAAATACTATGCCTATGGTCCACAATACGACTATTTCGATCACCCCAATATTATAGGTTGGACGCGACTAGGTAGCGAACAAAATCCTCGAGCCATGGCTGTAATTATGAGCAACGGAGAAGGAGGAAGCAAATGGATGGAAGTAGGCAAACCCAGTACTACCTTCTACGACATTACCGAGCATGTTAAAGAGCCCGTCGAAACCAATGAAGAGGGTTGGGGTGAGTTTCGCTGTAATGGAGGATCTGTTTCAGTTTGGTTAGAAAAACAAACTCTTTTAACTCAATTTTCTGATTTTCTCACTTCTTGGGGTATCAAACTGGGCTAA
- a CDS encoding DUF3531 family protein yields the protein MNIEFREFNPFDLWIWLELETVPSPREQQYIEEVFDSWFYLGKLGAFNAENLQVQDMGIDISYMEYGQKSDNLALMSPMHNMGEFQYNGLWGRCWFDLGMSDLIAIDILINALQQIDREYVTIQRLIVGGENSDWPVDDRTQESFAEN from the coding sequence ATGAACATAGAATTTCGCGAATTCAATCCTTTTGATCTCTGGATTTGGTTAGAGCTTGAAACGGTTCCATCTCCAAGAGAACAGCAATACATAGAAGAAGTTTTCGACTCCTGGTTTTATCTAGGCAAGTTAGGAGCTTTTAATGCTGAAAATCTTCAAGTCCAAGATATGGGTATTGATATTAGCTACATGGAATATGGGCAAAAATCAGACAACTTGGCACTGATGTCACCAATGCACAACATGGGTGAATTTCAGTACAACGGTTTGTGGGGTAGATGTTGGTTCGATCTTGGTATGAGCGATCTCATCGCCATAGATATCTTAATTAATGCTCTGCAACAAATTGACCGCGAATATGTAACGATTCAACGTCTAATTGTTGGAGGAGAAAATAGCGATTGGCCCGTTGACGATCGCACTCAAGAAAGTTTCGCTGAAAACTAA
- a CDS encoding phycobilisome linker polypeptide: MRMFKITACVPSESRIRTQRELQNTYFTKLVPYDNWFREQQRIMKMGGKIVKVELATGKQGTNTGLL; the protein is encoded by the coding sequence ATGCGTATGTTTAAAATAACCGCTTGTGTTCCCAGTGAATCTCGTATTCGTACCCAGCGAGAACTGCAAAATACTTATTTTACCAAGCTTGTACCTTATGACAACTGGTTCCGTGAACAACAACGGATTATGAAAATGGGCGGTAAAATCGTTAAGGTTGAACTTGCTACTGGTAAGCAAGGAACGAATACCGGTCTTTTGTAA
- the apcB gene encoding allophycocyanin subunit beta — translation MQDAITSVINSADVQGKYLDGAAMSKLKSYFQTGQLRVRAAGVISSNAANIVKEAVAKSLLYSNVTRPGGNMYTTRRYAACIRDLDYYLRYATYAMLAGDPSILDERVLNGLKETYNSLGVPVSSTVQAIQAMKEVTASLVGPDAGKEMGVYFDYICSGLS, via the coding sequence ATGCAAGACGCTATCACATCTGTTATTAACTCTGCTGACGTTCAAGGTAAATATCTTGACGGCGCGGCTATGAGCAAGCTAAAAAGCTATTTCCAAACCGGTCAATTGCGGGTACGTGCAGCTGGCGTGATCAGCTCTAACGCAGCGAATATCGTCAAAGAAGCAGTAGCTAAGTCTTTACTTTACTCTAACGTGACTCGTCCCGGTGGCAATATGTATACCACCCGTCGTTACGCAGCTTGTATTCGTGACCTAGATTACTATCTACGCTACGCTACCTATGCTATGTTGGCAGGAGATCCTTCTATCCTCGATGAGCGTGTACTCAACGGATTGAAAGAAACCTACAACTCTTTAGGTGTACCTGTTTCCTCTACCGTTCAAGCTATTCAAGCTATGAAAGAAGTTACCGCTAGCTTAGTAGGTCCTGATGCAGGTAAAGAAATGGGCGTTTATTTCGATTACATCTGCTCTGGTTTAAGCTAG
- the apcA gene encoding allophycocyanin subunit alpha, with protein sequence MSIVTKSIVNADAEARYLSPGELDRIKAFVTGGESRLRIAQTLTESRERIIKQAGDQLFQKRPDVVSPGGNAYGEEMTATCLRDMDYYLRLVTYGIVAGDVTPIEEIGLVGVREMYRSLGTPIDAVAQSVREMKEVASSLMSTEDAAEANAYFDYVVGAMQ encoded by the coding sequence ATGAGTATCGTCACGAAGTCAATCGTGAATGCAGATGCTGAAGCTCGTTATCTCAGCCCTGGTGAATTAGATAGAATTAAAGCTTTTGTAACTGGTGGTGAAAGCCGTCTACGCATCGCACAAACTTTAACAGAATCTCGCGAAAGAATCATTAAGCAAGCAGGTGATCAGCTTTTCCAAAAGCGCCCTGATGTTGTTTCCCCCGGTGGTAACGCTTATGGAGAAGAAATGACCGCAACTTGCCTTCGTGACATGGACTACTATCTACGTCTAGTTACTTATGGTATTGTTGCTGGAGACGTTACTCCGATTGAAGAAATCGGTTTAGTAGGAGTTCGCGAAATGTACAGATCTCTGGGCACTCCTATCGACGCTGTAGCTCAAAGTGTACGTGAGATGAAAGAAGTCGCTTCCAGTTTAATGTCGACAGAAGATGCTGCTGAAGCGAATGCTTATTTCGACTATGTTGTCGGAGCGATGCAGTAA
- a CDS encoding phycobilisome rod-core linker polypeptide — protein sequence MSVTASGGSSVANPQLYQTVPVSAISQAEQQDRFLENSELEELTTYFLSGSRRLEIAETITKNADLIVSRAANRIFVGGSPMAYLEKPPVETGPQMAMAGVGAGTVLKEGMKLGTVTYAESGGSGRGLFSGLRSLLSAPGTGPIPSGFRPINVSRYGPGNMQKSLRDMSWFLRYLTYAIVAGDPNILVVNVRGLREVIENACSTDATLVALQTMKGASVEYFRQDEESKNIINQYFEILINEFKAPTPGSKLRQRPSSDQQGLELPQSYFNAAQKRQKFVMKSGLSALEKQAVVKAAYRQIFERDITRAYNQSISYLESQVKNGDISMKEFIRRLGKSPLYRQQFFEPFINSRALELAFRHFLGRGPSSREEVQKYFAIVSSGGLGALVDALVDSQEYSDYFGEETVPYLRGLGQEAQECRNWGMQQDLFNYSAPFRKVPQFITTFAKYDRPLPDQHVYGSGNDPLEIQFGAIFPKETSNPDTRPAPFNKDTKRILINRGPGIYNQNSNPQARGLTPGTLGPKVFRLFQLPNSGGSNGASVKATEVSTQAVIQAAYRQVFGRPLYEGQRLTAAETRLESGQISVRDFIRILAKSEVFRGLYWSSLYVTKAIEYIHRRLLGRPTYGRQEINAYFDIAAKKGFYALVDAMLDSPEYSEAFGEDTVPYERYLTPGGLQSRQLRPGTIGADIGGKVQQEVTPRFVELGEVKEVRSENDIQMRINQGVTTQREQTKTFKLTNLSDPVAFKNLAQAAYRQIFERDIEPYIINEQFTNLESKLRNGEITVKEFITGLGYSELYIKEFYTPYPNTKVIELGTKHFLGRAPINQREIQKYNQILATQGIRAFIGAMVNSMEYLQVFGEDTVPYRRFPTLPAANFPNTEKLYSQLTKQNEDIVVPSFKPLKIST from the coding sequence ATGAGTGTAACAGCTAGTGGAGGGAGTTCGGTAGCTAACCCGCAACTCTATCAAACCGTACCAGTATCAGCTATTTCTCAAGCCGAACAACAAGATCGTTTTCTAGAGAATAGCGAGCTCGAAGAACTAACTACCTATTTTCTTTCCGGTAGTAGACGTCTGGAAATTGCCGAAACAATCACCAAAAACGCTGACTTAATCGTATCGAGAGCCGCTAATCGCATCTTTGTAGGTGGCTCACCCATGGCTTATTTAGAAAAGCCTCCAGTGGAAACAGGACCCCAAATGGCGATGGCGGGCGTAGGAGCTGGTACTGTTCTCAAAGAAGGGATGAAATTAGGTACTGTTACTTATGCAGAAAGTGGTGGCAGTGGGAGAGGCTTATTCAGCGGCTTACGCTCACTACTGAGTGCTCCAGGTACAGGACCAATTCCGTCGGGGTTTCGACCGATTAACGTTTCGCGTTACGGTCCAGGGAATATGCAGAAGTCTCTACGAGATATGTCCTGGTTCTTACGCTACCTGACTTACGCCATCGTAGCAGGGGACCCCAATATCCTGGTAGTGAACGTCAGAGGTTTACGAGAAGTAATCGAAAACGCTTGCTCCACCGACGCTACTCTTGTGGCTTTACAAACCATGAAAGGAGCTTCAGTAGAATACTTCAGACAAGACGAAGAAAGTAAAAATATCATCAATCAGTATTTTGAAATTCTGATTAACGAATTTAAAGCACCGACTCCTGGTAGCAAACTGCGTCAACGTCCTTCTAGCGATCAACAGGGGCTAGAATTACCTCAGAGCTACTTCAACGCGGCGCAAAAACGACAAAAATTTGTCATGAAGTCGGGATTGTCGGCTCTAGAAAAACAAGCTGTAGTCAAAGCTGCGTATCGTCAGATTTTTGAGCGAGATATTACCCGCGCATATAATCAATCGATTTCTTATCTGGAATCTCAAGTGAAAAATGGAGATATCTCCATGAAAGAGTTTATCCGTCGCTTGGGTAAGTCCCCTCTGTACCGTCAACAATTCTTTGAGCCTTTTATTAATAGTCGGGCTCTAGAATTAGCTTTTCGCCACTTTTTAGGGCGTGGACCTAGTTCGCGAGAAGAAGTACAGAAATATTTTGCGATCGTCTCTTCAGGAGGTTTAGGGGCATTAGTAGACGCACTAGTTGACTCTCAAGAATACTCGGATTATTTCGGAGAAGAAACGGTACCATATCTGAGAGGTTTAGGTCAAGAAGCCCAAGAATGTCGCAACTGGGGTATGCAACAGGATCTGTTTAACTACAGCGCGCCTTTCCGCAAAGTTCCCCAATTCATCACGACCTTTGCTAAATACGATCGCCCTCTACCGGATCAGCACGTTTACGGTTCTGGTAATGACCCTCTAGAGATTCAGTTTGGTGCTATTTTCCCCAAAGAAACGAGTAATCCTGATACTCGTCCGGCGCCTTTTAACAAAGATACTAAACGAATCTTAATCAATCGTGGACCGGGTATTTACAATCAAAATAGTAATCCCCAAGCTCGAGGATTAACACCAGGAACTTTAGGTCCTAAGGTGTTCCGTCTGTTCCAACTACCCAATAGCGGCGGTAGCAATGGCGCTAGCGTCAAAGCGACGGAAGTATCTACCCAAGCGGTGATCCAAGCAGCTTATCGTCAAGTGTTCGGACGTCCTCTCTACGAAGGTCAACGCCTGACAGCGGCAGAAACCCGTCTAGAAAGCGGTCAGATCAGCGTCAGAGATTTTATCCGCATTTTAGCTAAATCAGAGGTATTCCGCGGTCTCTATTGGTCTTCCCTGTACGTTACTAAGGCGATAGAATACATTCATCGTCGTCTTCTGGGTCGTCCTACCTACGGTCGTCAAGAGATTAACGCCTACTTTGATATTGCTGCTAAAAAAGGATTCTACGCTCTTGTAGACGCGATGCTTGATAGCCCAGAGTACTCCGAAGCCTTTGGGGAAGATACGGTACCTTATGAGCGTTATTTGACGCCTGGAGGTTTACAATCACGTCAGCTACGACCTGGTACTATTGGTGCGGATATCGGCGGTAAAGTTCAACAGGAGGTTACCCCTCGTTTTGTTGAGCTCGGCGAGGTTAAGGAAGTGCGATCGGAAAATGACATTCAAATGCGGATTAATCAGGGTGTCACGACGCAACGAGAACAAACCAAAACATTTAAACTCACCAATCTCAGCGATCCGGTAGCCTTCAAAAACTTGGCTCAGGCTGCTTATCGACAGATTTTTGAGCGAGATATTGAGCCGTATATCATTAACGAACAGTTTACCAATCTTGAGAGTAAACTACGTAACGGGGAAATTACTGTAAAAGAGTTTATCACCGGCCTAGGTTACTCGGAGCTCTATATCAAGGAGTTTTATACTCCCTACCCCAACACCAAAGTAATTGAGTTGGGAACTAAGCATTTCCTGGGACGTGCTCCTATAAATCAGCGGGAAATTCAAAAGTACAACCAAATCTTGGCTACTCAGGGAATTCGTGCCTTTATTGGGGCCATGGTGAATAGTATGGAATATCTGCAAGTATTTGGCGAGGATACCGTTCCTTATCGACGTTTCCCCACTTTACCTGCGGCTAATTTCCCCAACACCGAAAAACTGTATAGTCAGTTGACTAAGCAGAATGAAGACATCGTTGTCCCTAGTTTTAAACCCTTGAAAATAAGCACCTAA
- a CDS encoding bifunctional 2-polyprenyl-6-hydroxyphenol methylase/3-demethylubiquinol 3-O-methyltransferase UbiG yields the protein MSQEVAKLYNTYPFPPDPLLNEPPPGYNWRWSWVAAYNFCTGRKPQHQDIRILDAGCGTGSSTEYLITLNPEAEVIGIDLSEKALAVAQERCQLSGIAAKDGARFTFKQLRLEEAAQLPGQFELINCVGVLHHLVDPVAGIRALSQKLAPGGIMHIFVYAELGRWEIQLMQRAIALLQGPNKGDYIDGVQVGRKLFASLPENNRIVKREKERWALENQKDACFADMYVHPQETDYNIDTLFALINASGLEFVGFSNPRYWSLERLIGADSELLERAQNLNEHQRYRLIELLDPDISHYEFFLARPPLPKIDWSDDATLANATVEIHPCLEGWPSQHLFNYDYELVYLSEAEYQFLQQCALKSFTVAEIGILSLTQVRSLQNRQLIILTP from the coding sequence ATGTCACAAGAAGTAGCCAAACTCTATAATACTTATCCTTTTCCCCCTGATCCTCTCCTGAATGAACCCCCACCTGGCTATAATTGGCGTTGGAGTTGGGTAGCAGCTTATAACTTTTGCACGGGAAGAAAACCCCAACACCAAGACATTCGCATTCTAGATGCAGGTTGTGGTACGGGTTCGAGTACTGAATATCTAATCACTCTCAACCCCGAAGCAGAAGTAATCGGTATTGATCTCAGTGAAAAAGCCCTAGCCGTCGCTCAAGAAAGATGCCAGCTTTCAGGTATAGCGGCAAAAGATGGAGCAAGATTTACCTTCAAACAGCTAAGACTAGAAGAAGCTGCACAATTACCGGGGCAATTCGAGCTAATTAACTGCGTAGGGGTGTTACACCATCTGGTGGATCCGGTAGCGGGAATAAGAGCATTGAGTCAAAAACTAGCTCCTGGTGGGATTATGCACATCTTTGTCTACGCCGAATTGGGACGCTGGGAAATTCAATTAATGCAACGGGCGATCGCCCTGCTCCAAGGTCCAAACAAAGGAGACTATATCGATGGAGTTCAAGTTGGCAGAAAATTATTTGCCAGTCTACCGGAAAATAACCGTATAGTTAAACGAGAAAAAGAGCGCTGGGCTTTAGAAAATCAAAAAGATGCTTGTTTTGCCGATATGTACGTCCATCCTCAGGAAACTGACTACAACATCGACACCCTTTTTGCTCTGATTAACGCTTCAGGTCTAGAATTTGTGGGATTTTCCAACCCCCGTTACTGGAGTTTAGAACGTTTAATCGGTGCCGATTCAGAACTGCTCGAACGCGCTCAAAACCTCAATGAACATCAGCGCTATCGGTTAATTGAATTACTAGATCCAGACATCTCCCACTATGAGTTTTTTCTAGCACGTCCACCCTTACCTAAAATAGATTGGTCTGACGATGCAACCCTAGCCAACGCTACAGTCGAGATTCACCCTTGTTTAGAGGGTTGGCCCAGTCAACATTTATTTAACTACGATTATGAATTGGTATACCTGAGTGAAGCTGAGTATCAATTTTTACAGCAATGCGCTCTCAAGAGCTTTACAGTAGCCGAGATTGGGATACTAAGTTTGACTCAAGTGCGATCGCTACAAAATAGACAGTTAATTATTCTCACTCCTTAG
- a CDS encoding ATP synthase subunit I, whose translation MGEYYQLLRTLLLVTLVLTGLIFISVWLAYSLKIALNYLLGACVGVVYLRMLGKDVEGLGTEKRRLSSNRLALVAALLILATQWQQLHILPVFLGFMTYKAAIIVYVIQTTLTPE comes from the coding sequence ATGGGAGAATATTACCAACTGCTGCGAACCCTGCTGTTAGTTACCCTAGTCTTAACCGGACTAATTTTTATCTCAGTTTGGTTGGCTTATTCTCTCAAAATAGCCCTAAATTACCTACTAGGTGCCTGCGTTGGGGTCGTTTATCTCAGAATGTTAGGTAAAGACGTGGAAGGGCTAGGAACAGAAAAAAGGCGACTGAGTTCGAATCGTCTGGCGTTAGTTGCGGCTTTATTAATACTTGCCACTCAATGGCAACAGTTGCACATCCTACCGGTGTTTCTGGGGTTTATGACCTATAAAGCTGCAATTATTGTTTATGTAATTCAAACGACTTTGACGCCAGAATAG
- the atpB gene encoding F0F1 ATP synthase subunit A: MEIADSFSILNAFPLAAIEVGKHFYWELGKFRLHGQVFLTSWFVIAILLIASIAATRNIQKIPQGLQNFMEYVLEFIRGVAKDQIGEKEYRSWVPFVGTLFLFIFVSNWSGALVPWKLIEIPNSELAAPTNDINTTIAFALLTSLAYFYAGISKKGLGYFAGYLQPVAILAPFKVLEDFTRPLSLSFRLFGNVLADELVVAVLVLLVPLFVPLPLMILGLFLGSIQALIFATLAASYIGEALEEHGEEHE, from the coding sequence ATGGAAATTGCCGATAGTTTTAGTATTCTCAACGCTTTTCCCTTAGCTGCCATAGAAGTTGGTAAGCATTTTTACTGGGAACTGGGTAAATTCAGGTTACATGGACAGGTGTTTCTTACCTCCTGGTTTGTGATAGCAATTCTGCTGATTGCATCTATAGCCGCTACGAGAAACATCCAGAAAATACCTCAAGGTCTACAAAACTTTATGGAGTATGTTTTGGAATTTATTCGCGGTGTAGCTAAAGATCAAATCGGGGAAAAAGAATATCGTTCTTGGGTACCTTTTGTTGGTACTCTATTCTTATTTATCTTTGTGTCAAACTGGTCAGGGGCACTAGTACCGTGGAAATTAATCGAAATTCCTAATAGCGAATTAGCTGCTCCAACGAATGATATCAACACCACCATAGCCTTCGCTTTGTTGACTTCCTTAGCGTATTTTTACGCTGGCATTAGCAAAAAAGGACTAGGCTACTTCGCTGGTTATCTACAACCGGTAGCAATTTTAGCCCCATTTAAGGTTTTAGAAGACTTTACTAGACCTTTGTCTCTAAGTTTCCGTCTGTTTGGAAATGTCCTGGCAGATGAATTAGTTGTAGCGGTTTTAGTACTTTTGGTACCGTTGTTTGTGCCCTTACCCCTGATGATTTTGGGTTTATTTTTGGGTTCAATTCAAGCTCTGATTTTTGCCACCTTAGCAGCGTCATACATCGGCGAAGCGTTAGAGGAACACGGCGAAGAACACGAATGA
- the atpE gene encoding ATP synthase F0 subunit C, whose amino-acid sequence MDPLVASASVLAAALAVGIGAIGPGIGQGQATGQAVEGIARQPEGEGKIRGTLLLGLAFMEALTIYGLVVALVLLFANPFS is encoded by the coding sequence ATGGATCCATTAGTTGCATCTGCATCCGTTTTAGCTGCCGCTCTAGCCGTTGGGATAGGGGCTATAGGACCTGGCATAGGTCAAGGTCAGGCTACAGGTCAAGCGGTAGAAGGTATTGCGCGTCAGCCCGAAGGTGAAGGTAAAATTCGCGGTACTCTCCTCTTGGGCTTAGCATTCATGGAAGCGCTAACTATTTACGGTCTTGTGGTAGCACTAGTGCTACTATTTGCTAACCCCTTTTCTTAA
- a CDS encoding F0F1 ATP synthase subunit B' produces MTHWTILLATEATEEIAQGGLFDLNATLPLMALQFLLLVAILNVVLYKPLGKALDERAQYIRNQLGQAQERKQKTEAIALQYEQELKDVRRKSQEIIATAQAEAEKIVSTEIQKAQQELQGKKEETAKMIAAEKAKALGSLEQQVDELSRQIIAKLLGPELVP; encoded by the coding sequence ATGACACACTGGACGATTTTATTAGCAACTGAAGCAACAGAAGAGATTGCACAAGGTGGGTTGTTTGATCTAAATGCAACTTTACCCCTCATGGCACTGCAGTTCTTGCTGTTGGTGGCAATTTTGAACGTGGTACTCTATAAACCACTCGGCAAAGCGCTAGATGAAAGAGCGCAGTATATTCGTAACCAATTGGGACAAGCTCAAGAAAGAAAGCAAAAAACTGAGGCGATCGCCCTTCAATACGAACAAGAGTTAAAAGACGTCCGTCGTAAATCCCAAGAAATTATTGCTACTGCTCAAGCTGAAGCTGAAAAAATTGTCAGCACAGAAATCCAAAAAGCACAACAAGAATTGCAAGGGAAAAAAGAAGAAACGGCGAAGATGATCGCAGCCGAAAAAGCTAAAGCCCTAGGCTCTCTGGAGCAGCAAGTAGATGAACTAAGTCGCCAAATTATCGCCAAACTGCTAGGTCCAGAACTAGTGCCTTAA
- a CDS encoding F0F1 ATP synthase subunit B — translation MGTFYYLANEGFGLNFNILETNLINLAILIGLLLFYGRKFISNLLTERRSKIEAEITNAEQRAQTAAAALAEAQQKLAQAQTEAEQIRQNALSRAQTVKESILAQGKVEVEKLQVTASQELTTETTKVIAQIKEQIVALALNKAESQLKGSLNDSVQTKLIERSVAQLGGRS, via the coding sequence ATGGGGACGTTTTATTACCTAGCTAACGAAGGCTTTGGGCTAAATTTCAACATACTAGAGACAAATTTAATCAATTTAGCCATTTTGATCGGCTTATTGCTCTTCTACGGTCGGAAATTCATAAGCAATCTGCTGACAGAAAGAAGAAGCAAGATAGAAGCAGAGATCACAAATGCTGAACAGCGCGCCCAAACTGCCGCGGCGGCTTTAGCAGAAGCTCAGCAAAAATTAGCTCAAGCTCAAACAGAAGCCGAACAAATTCGTCAAAATGCCCTATCTAGAGCGCAAACGGTAAAAGAATCAATCCTAGCTCAAGGAAAGGTAGAAGTAGAAAAACTACAAGTAACAGCCAGTCAGGAATTAACCACAGAAACAACAAAAGTGATCGCACAAATAAAAGAGCAAATAGTCGCTCTAGCTCTGAATAAAGCAGAAAGCCAACTCAAAGGGAGTTTAAATGATTCGGTACAAACTAAACTAATCGAGCGCTCTGTGGCTCAACTCGGAGGACGTAGCTAA